From the Cryptomeria japonica chromosome 2, Sugi_1.0, whole genome shotgun sequence genome, one window contains:
- the LOC131860773 gene encoding uncharacterized protein LOC131860773: MRKLVSDNPKDWHKKIYEALWADRTSLKRAIGMVPFELVYGMGAQLSLSLELAAAKLQTMIEDQYFKISLEKSVMYLTKIEEERNELVYHITNHQARVKKIFYRKTKPRKFVQGDLVLLWDKRREPK; the protein is encoded by the coding sequence ATGAGAAAGCTGGTAAGTGACAATCCCAAAGATTGGCATAAAAAGATTTATGAAGCGTTGTGGGCTGACCGAACTTCACTGAAGCGGGCAATAGGGATGGTTCCTTTTGAATTAGTATATGGAATGGGGGCTCAATTATCACTTTCGTTGGAGCTAGCAGCAGCTAAATTGCAAACAATGATTGAAGATCAATATTTTAAGATTTCTTTAGAGAAAAGTGTAATGTACCTGACCAAAATAGAGGAGGAAAGGAATGAGCTAGTTTATCATATCACAAATCATCAGGCTCGAGTTAAGAAGATATTTTATCGCAAGACCAAACCTAGGAAATTTGTGCAAGGAGACCTAGTTCTGCTATGGGATAAGAGAAGAGAACCAAAATAA